The following DNA comes from Watersipora subatra chromosome 8, tzWatSuba1.1, whole genome shotgun sequence.
TATGCATAGATCTACTCATCCACGGCATGAACTCATAGCGTTATCTATCGCACTTAGCTGGACACACTGAGCACCTGTCTGGAGGCGTGCAAGAGTCGGTCAGAGGTGATTGAAAGGGAGCCCGGTATGGAGCTGAAGGAGGATTCCGAGTATAACTCCAGACACACACTGGAGGATAGACAGAGGTTTATAGATGAGTTTGAGGTGAGCTTCTTTAGTCTTAGTTTCTACTATCCAACTCCATTGAGTGAGTCACTCCATCTTTTGGTTGCTCAGGAGACATGATGTCTCTTTGTTTGCTCATCTATGTCtgagttatataatgatatatatatatatcattatattatatataatgatatatatccttattttactatgtatatgaaactaatagtTATAAAGCTTTTTTAGTCAACTCTCACTTCGCTATATATagatgatatatatttatatatatatttatatataatattatatatattgatatataatatttatatatatatttatatataatattatacatgtatatattgatatataatatttatatataggttgtatattttatgatactcatgctacagacagtcaTTTTTCAGCCATTgaattcattatatatatatattttatgatatatatatatgaattccAATTTTAGAGCTTTCTATTTGAATTAGGTAATAGAATAGGTATTGGCTGTCACTGTCAGGTTGTGGAGGTGGTAATTCACTCCCTGTGGTTGTACATTTGCTTTGAAGTGACGAATAACTCAATATCTTGTGGCCAGAGACATTTGCCTGTATTTGAAATAGAAAGAGTCACTATATGTGCcttctaaagtttttttttctttgggATAAGGCTACACAATAATCTGCTCTTTTTTTTCTGTGTAATGAGTTTTGTACAAGTTTATATAGCCTTAGCTcccacatacatgtagcttgtcATAGTTGTTATAACCAGGAATCTTACTGTCCTTGCCTTAGTTGAGGTGGGTGAGAGTGTACAGCCTCTAAAGGAAAGGAGCAGGCTAATTTAACCATTATTAGAAATGTCATATGAACTAGAGATGGTCTTTAACTATTCACTTGCTGCAGGAGTTGAAACCTAGGCTATCTGCTACTCCCCTGCTAGATAGTAGCCTTAGGGAAGACACAGAGGAGCTAGTAATGAAAGGGTTAGCCACTAGGAATGAGACAGATGTTAAGGAATATAAGACACAGTTGAAGAACTGGAATATACAGAGAGCGGTAAGTCATCATCTCTGTCTGACATGTGCATTGCACAGCTGGCCAAGCCGAGTGTGGTGAACAAGGTCAAACCTGTGTCAAAGGAAATCTATTGTGGCGCTCGACAATTTTGAAAATGGCACTACTTTTCAAAGTTGCTAAAAACTttcatattttttttcaaaatcttttgtaTGATTTCGTTTTGGAATGTTTAAAACCCATTCACTTTGTCAATTGCAGGTTTCcaaaatctttttgttttagCCCGTTCATATTTGATTGAAAGTACTGAGCTATCACACAAATAACACATTATTTTAATTGATGTATATTATGTTTAACGTAAGTCCAAGCAACAGGCGCGTTACTACAATGTGTATGGAAATAATTTCATAATTTTAGTAATTGCTGCAGGGGCTCGTCACCTAAACTGTATATGAAAATTGCAAATAAAACCTGTGGTTACACGTTTGTCGaaagttgaaattttaaaacagCAACATTGGATGTCTAGTGTCAACTAATGATCTCTATGTTGACAGCGAAACATTGAGCTGCAGGAAAGGTCTCTTCGGCTGAAGGAGCGACAGCAGGCGCTGGATGAGAAAATTGCAGAACTGACAGATAAGGAAGCTCTGCTCAATTACTTTGTAAGACAAAATGAGATCTCACTCGGTCTGATGAACGCCGGCAAACCTAAGGAGGAGAAAGCCGAGGAGGATGACTTTGAATATATCGCAGAGCCTGGTATGTTAGCGTATTTCAATTCCTGTTTCTTGACATCTAGCATTCTATTGGTTTATCTCGATCATATGTACCTGTATGTGTGTGTCACTATTGTCTATCAATATGTATTGGTTGACTGTGTCTCCATGTTCAAAGGCTGATCAGTCATAGTATTACTCAGGTTCCGTAAAGTGATAGTGTAGGTTGGCACATGGCTGGCACTTCAGCATGGCTCCATAATAACACCGCAGTAGAATAGTGAGTTGAGTGGTGGTTGGCTGCCACCTTCTAAGAAAAACACAGTacaattattaaaatgttaCGTTTTTGCTACTGAATTAAAGTTGTCCTCTCTTCCATGTTTGCATCGCATTGACCACAGTCCacagctataaatatataacaataatttgCTCTCATCACGTATCTAGATATATTTGAACATTTAGTGTGTTTAAACATAGCTATAATCTGTTCTTCTCTCTTTACCAGGTAAACGAGGGAAAAAGAGATGATGAAAGATATTCGATTACTATCAGCCAATCAGGAATGAGTTGTGAAGTAGTGTAGGCCTTGTCAGCACGATTGGGATTCGCTATGTATTTGCTGCATGAGACTCTGCGAACACGCATGACAGACTGTTGATAGGAGGTTGTATGGTGACTTGTTTAGTTTGTACACTACTAGGCTCGACCCATTTATAGCTAAACGAACTTCTCTACCATCTGTTCATCCCAATATTAGTGTtaaagtttgtaataaaattgttaatttaCCCAAACACGGTTTCATCCTTGTCTGATTTATTCTCTCTTCAATCACTCAAGTTAGAAAAGGATGTCTACTTGCGTATAAGTGTGTTGTTAGATGACTCCGTAGCCCTAGCATAGATCTGCACATGTGATTGCGGTGTTGACATCAGAGATTCATCTGAGTGTCTGAGCTGAGCCATTCTTTTCATCCCACTCTGAGCTCATCTCTGTGTCGCATTCTTGCTTGTTCAACGATCCTCACGCTTTCATTAGTCAAAGATCTCTATCTGGTTCTTCTGGTGGCATCGTTGATTGCAAGCAGCAACTGTGCCTGGATTTCAGGGGTTCCCATAATGCACTACAGATATGCACTAACTCGGCTAGTCACACCCTGATCCAATGTTCAGGAAACCTAAACAATTGATGGTATAAGAAGCTGTAGTGAACGGCTAGTGATCTACAAGAGATTCATTCGCCCTCCCCATCTGTCAAGATATATATCTGTCGgacaaatattgtttttagttCCTCCCAGTCCCTTCTTCTTAAAGAGGGAGAGGTTGTCGCCCACGGTCCGACCAATGATACATGTAGTATTGGGTTATATGTTATCGGTAGTAAATTGATTAATTTGATCTGGCAGATTGACTCTGATTTGCTAATCTGCTGAGAACTTTTCTGCTGCTGATGCTGATATAAAAGTTTCCACTGTATTCACAGCAATGAAAGGATAGTTTAGTGCCTTTATTTGTTATGTTCACTTGTTCCGTTTAATCTTACCCTCTTGATTATTGGAATTGTCTTTCTATTATGCTACTTGATTAATTAAAACGGCATATTGTTATCTGAGTATGTGATATTATTTCTGCGTGATGTCAGACACTTTGTGCAGCGTCACACGATCAGACAAGGAGTTGTCATTCCATAATTTACAGAATCTACAGTAGAGTTTTGCtcttgtaaaaccttgtgagtGTTATAATTACCATGTTCAATCATTAATTGCTATATTGCAGCTATATAGCAAGGCAAATATGAATAGGTATAAGCTCTATATAAGCAAGTCTTGGGGACATTTATAGCATATGAGTAGGCAGAGTAGCATTGTGTCAAGATTTAGCCAGTTATGAGCAGGTTGGGTGAATAAGCCTGTGAGGCAATAGTTGGCGTGGGGAAGAATAACTCCAAAAAATTATGAATGTGATCATGACACGATGAGTCATTTCATCAGTACAGCATTCGTTTGTCAATTCAGTCTGATCTCTTCTGGTACCTCCTGCATTCACACAGCACTACAAGTTAGTCAAGAGTTGGTTAAGAGAGTTGACTAGAGCCCTGCTATAAAACTAAATGAACATAATTTGTGGCGAGGAGACATTGCTAGGCAGTTTATTATGTTAAAACCTGATATTTTCCGCGTCCTACACCACTAGCCATGGCACAATCTTGCTCATGTTCTGTAATGACATTCATTATACAAGGACAGCACTGGTCACACCCACCAActgatttgttttattttccatcaaACAGCCCGTAGTTGAGTGTTTAATAGGCTGGTTCTCAGGTAGCAGACGGagctttgaaataaatatttttattgggaaagtttggatgaaattggttAAAAAGTGCGGAAGCCTTAGCATTTacacggactaacagacagacaaaatgGGATTTATTGATGTAGATACACGGTTCAAAGACATTTAAAAGAATCTTCAAAAGTCACAAATgctattttaaattgtttaaaacaaTCTTAATACTGATAGTTTTATATTgcaatatataatgtatattgttgtgtaatatatatacaataatataaatctatgtatataaatctcaaagtttgtgtgtacttcGGTTTGTTTAGCTATAATTACTAAAATACTGAAAAGAAGAATatgtattgcagaagattttatttcggaacctcccgttcgacaggcaaatattttaccaattatgctacgcgagattgatggattcattgggtgatataTGACTGGGTAAAAATGCGCATACGGCTTTCCGTTATGGTGCAATGTCATTTTGTGCTTgctctcattagtaagtttattagcttgctcaaattagcctttggcaatgtgccaggctaatggcaagcaaCTAGATTAACTGTCAGTGTGTATAAGTTTATTCTTAATACTTGTGCAATGGCAGGCATTCGactagtatatttatatgtaataatatataataatataaatatatttatatatataataatactagctgtgccacccggcgttgcccgtgtaatagaagagtctttggacagaaaattgatttgtatttaacatataacaacatttgccattctaactttcaaactacatatcatgagataagtgtgtcgtttagttgaaataaattaaaagagaaataaaaacaactgtaaaggttttaaaactttgtcaaacaactgtacctttcaggctagtggcctggcatattgccaatggaaactctactaagctagttaataaggttaggcttccaatgacagtaagatttccatgaatttccatgaatttgagtctttattgttgtaaagcttagctgttctaataatagctatagccggatttccaacagacagatatacagactttgagaaatatatatatagattggtatatacatgtattgatatacgtacatgtatattgatatatattaatacatgtatatatgtattgatatatatgaatatatatatatatatttatatatatgtatatgtatgtatatctcCATATAAGGTTCACTGGACTATATACTAATAGTTTTCAACCCTTCAGTGTTCATATGCAAGGGGCATCGGACTATACGGTCTACTATACAAAACAAGCTTCAACTTATCAttttaaaacagcaaaaatgttaaaaataaaatgaaaagttcTCAATACGATCTTAAAAATCCAGCTGCACCTACAGAGGTGTAAAGGTATTGTacaagtatgtatatatttatcacgaatatatatatttatatatatactgtatatattaaaaattaaataaatttaaataaattaaatatattatttattttatatatatatctctttgTGATCTATTTTCAACggagatatatatacatatatatatatatatatcttcgtTGAAAATAAATCACTAGTTGTATTTGTCTATTGTCTTTCCTTAATAGAGAAAGCCACGAACTAGCTTGACTACTATAAACAAATCAGATGGTACTAACGTGGACCCTTCATGATACTCAAACAATAATTCTGAGCTATATTTTAGAATTAATACCTGTTTCACacacaaatatatgtattgaaGGGAATTTGTTCAGGTCTGTTAAGACTGATGATCAAGCAATTTTGTTCCATAAAATAGTTTGGGGAGATTAACCAATTAGACAGCTGTGTCACTTTCTTATTGGTTGAAGTTAGGTTAACGCTATTGGTCAATTGTTTGGAGAAAAGTATAGCAGGATAATATTTAAGGGGTCTTAAGAAGAAATTATTTTGTGGCTCATGGAAACCATAACTTCAATTATCATTGACTAAATCGGTGAGCACGGCGAAACAGTAAAGGAAATTTTTGTGATATCTGACTGCCCTGAGGAACTAATGTCTTGTTACGCTCTAGATTTCGACATTGTATGATCTAGACACAAGTCTAGGGCTGTTTATAATCTTTCAGTAGAGTACCTTTTGAGCAATGTCCTAGATCAACTGCTCTCAAGTTGGGTAATGGTCAAATCCTGGGCTTTGGGTTAGTCAGCCTCAGGGGTTAGTTGGAGGTCTCGCACAGACGATACCAGAAGTCACACTGGTTTGCAAGGTCATGTCTTCATGAAGAGATATTTTACTTGCTATGAGTTCCATTGTATTCGTTTTGTTCTTTGAAAACAGTGATATTTGTGCACCAGTAAAATATGTACCTGTCTTGAAtggaaaaaaaatcattttatttttcaatgaagAAGGGTTTGGTTAAAgcgatataaaatatatatgtggGTTCAGTCCGTCCAACAAGTTTAGGAACCACTGTTCTCGGTGCTCACACCGTCCACTGATAGTTATGTTAATAAACATTGTATGCTCCACAACTGTAGCAAATTTCTCATGGATGGTTTCTAAAACTCACATTATATCGCTCCTCTCTCAAGCAACATTGATCTATTGTGAAAGCCGGTTCGATATAGCTGACCTAGTTTACAGAGCTACTGTCAATGATGGTCTCCGCCTCGTGCATTCCTCAGGCTTACGAGGGAGCATCCTCCACATCGATTGTcaatactctcaactccttttAGGCTTGTCTAATCCACGATTAGCGGGTGAGCAAATAGCAAGGCTGAGAATAAGCCCCATTGACAGGTGTAACATAGCCCATTGACTTAACTGCGGGCTATTCCATCGCACCCCTTCAATTTTCACAGACATAAAGATTCATTGAGCTTCTAACAATGTGACTTGTCCGCATCGTGTTTCTTATTTATATCCAGTCAGCTGAGCACTTTCATTGTAAAGATAGACACCTGAATAGACTGCTCGTTGAATACTCTCGTCTGGGAGCTGTTTTCATTGTTGAGCTGCTACAGTTGTACGCATCATGTCTGGGGTGAGTCAGTAGTACAAATTTGCAGATGCAATGTTTTTGGTTGCTGTTAACAACTGACAACTACATAGCTTGTCGATAATTGTATCATTGTGTAGTACTGCATTCTATCGCCTCAGCTGAGGAAACCGAAGTTTATATGAGAGCGTGTTATAAACTGGTTATTGGTTAGTTAGTGTTGTGTCAGCATAGGAGGTCaatcattttgtaattttgagAAGCCTAATTGCATTTAGTTTAGTTTTGTAAATATGATATTATTTACCTAGTTAATCAGCATAATACGACTCAAAAAGTAATTGAGTTTTTGACATTTCATATAGCTCAATAAACCTAGCATTTAAAAGTATACAAATCTGAATATAAATCTCTATTAATAAATCTCACTTTGTCattttgtctgtctgttggtcTGTGTTGTCacgttttatatatatatatatatatatatatatatatatatatatatatctatatatatactgtatgtacatatatagatgtatgcatatataaatatatatacatatgtatatatacatatgtatacatatatatgtatacatatgtatatatatgtagtacatatatatatttatctgtacatatacatatgtatgtatatatatatataaaatatacatatatatgtatatgtatacatatatatgtatatatatgtatacatatataaatatatatatatatgtatacatatatgtatataccgtaaaatctctGATTGAACGCCACGGCGCTCTATTCTTCAACCATTCGTTGATGGTgtcggtcaattggaggcggcgttcaaatagaggctggtggtctatttttcaaatagttcGCCATGATTTTCGCAAGATAactttagccctattacgggcgaagcgaatgtcgcctatactTTGCCCTCTTTCCAGTGGAacgatattaaacattttgaatgcaataaatatgctaacttacctttaacttgtcaaagatctttcaataaactgagaaatatgtctaccagttgatatcttgcaatagatatcaaccgaTTGCTTGCAGtagacctgcgatgatattatagcctgtgtccttctttgcaatttgttggcattttcaatttttatttcattctaaagttgaagacatattttcattttatatctatatttaatatcgttgaataaaagctcattgcactcactgatatatttgctacagttttcagCCAAACcgagctttttatgtgcaatagaaatgGAGTTATGGGCATCGATCTATTGTAAGATgacgtgttaagatagccgcaaaattctattaaataacatgctataaaactgcatatttataagttatacaacaataatctaccaaatgatacaaatatatattttcatgaacaagtgaGATACACGAACCACACTTATATTATATGCAGAAACAAGAATTAACgtcttaaaaacaaaaaaaatttccatcgtttgcttggatagctacgttctgattgttgctttcgatggaacgaacatcttctagttgtccaataccttccacaatatcttcttgCTTCAATTCTTCTTTTCCACTGCTGAACCAGTCATTATTAGCATCCAAACTATTTTTTGGCAGGGCAAAACTTTTATGTGCTCCATTTAGCACGGGTGCTAAAAGTTTGTTCGCTAAACgtataacctttggtccaaaacttacGAGCAGGTTTTTTATGCATGTCCTTTGAAGTATTAGGACcccgttaaacaaggaactaccaTTAGCCTGAGATAATTAGTAGTTATTTTTATgacgttgctttcaaagttccatctagcatcgtaaatttaagccgTTTTTTTATCGATGTAGGCTaattcgaagtagaaagaccacgttaaacagagagctactactagcctgagacagtgATTGATTATTGCTACGGTGTTGCCTTCAaggttttaacgaaaaaaatgaaaagctttggaattggacgaCGAGAGAATTAACTGTTATAAATGAAATCAATACTATTTTGTGTACACTTTTCTACCAATCAGTTGATAATGTGGGCTCtgaaagatcaaataatgtcaaagtggcgatcaaatggaagtggcgttcaatcggagagtggcggtctatttttcaacccttcattcagggtggcggtcaattggaagtggcgttcaaatagaggtggcaatcaattaaaggttttacggggTATTACGAGTTTTACGGCTATCTTAATAGCATTTTGCGGCTACcttacatatacatacatatgtatacacatgtatacatatgtatgcatatgtatgtatatgtacatatacatatatatatgtatgtacaatatatatctatatatatgctttatatacatatatatgtatacatatatacatatatatatacacgcataaatacatatatacatatatatacatatgtatgtgtatatatatacatatatatgtatacatatgtacaatatatattattatatattatattaattattaatattattattattattaataataattataataatattattatataataattatataatattattataataatattataataataatattattataatattattattattaattatattatatatattgtatatatatagtacatacatacatctacaatatatgtatatatacatatatatgtatatatacacatatatgtatatatacatgtatgtatacacagacctatatatacatatgtacatatatacatacacgtaTATACTCGTAAAAAATATTTGGGTTCAAGACTACATTTAGTCCCTGAGGACCAGTCTCTTAAACTCCCACCTAATCTCTGTTTGATTGAAAATGAATGAAATGTCAATCCTTGCCGGCCTCACTGATAATATGACATAGTTTTTCGTTGAAGAACTACTCTTAATACCCCAAACAGTTTTTATTCTTTTGCGAGATGGAAGTTTCTTCTCATGCCGTATTACCCCCAGTACTTTTGACTGTGACAGTGCACTCACAATGCTGCCTCCTGTCTGAATGCTTAACGCTTCAAGTCAAATGTGTGTTTATGAATTGTTAGTTCCTAGGAGTGAATTGATATTGTTTACAGCGATATCATTAATTGCTTGCCTATAGTAGTAATTGCTTGTTTGCTTGTTATAATATTGCTTATTCAGATGCTGGTTTAGTCCTTGTTGTTCGTGATATCGCTTACGGTTTTAATGCAATATTGTTTGTTCGCACCGGTATCACTTCCTCTAACATCACTAGTTCAGGTATTTTGTGTATTGATCCTTATTCAACCAGCCAATGCTTCGTTATTGATTCCAAAAGCTTATTTCTATTGTTTGGTAGAAGATCAGACATATGGAAGTTATTTAGTGTTGACAGGAGTTGCAGGTGTCCTTGATAATGGCAACATATCTGGTACAGGTGAACAATTCACAAAAATGTCCTTCATCTGAAATTCACAAATTACGGACATGCGAGAATACTAATTACATATACTTGTATAcagtctgtatatatatatacatgtatatacagactttatatatgccGATATATACCATTGACATCAATGATTTTCATGTTTCATGCTGTCAATGTAAACTCATCACCTATTGGTACTTGCAGCTCTAAATGAATCTATGATTGGCTGTAACTTCCAGATGTTTCTCTTACAGTCTCTTGGAACTTCAATGCAGCGGCAGCAACGTACtctatacaataaaattgaatcTGAGATTCGAAAGGAAACAATCGGCAGCAAAGATGCAAACTCCAATCTCGAGAATTATGTGACATGCATACAAATAACTAGTATGAATACAAGAAATAGGGCCTCGCAGCTAGTCATCTTATTGGCCGGCCCATACGGTGACCTTGTGACTTTTGAAGACGAGAATAACGCGTGGATAATATCGACTCGAAAATATCGTAGCGCCGCATTGAGAAAACTAGTGGAAGATCTTACCCCTAGAATTAGGAAGCGTTGGACAACCTCCCCGTATGCCCTGCGTCATCTTGTCCTTTATGACATACCTCTCTCAGCCTCCAACTATCCACCGTTCACAGGAGCGAGTCACATGCAAATACAAGCTGAACATGACAATGGAGACCTCGTCTATGCCTTGGCGGACTCGGACCATATGGTCGCTGCCCGGTTCATCAACAACTGTGGCACGATATCACTAGAGATTGAGAGGAATCCAGGACTGCAATTGGACTCAGTACGCCTTGAAAAGCTAACAGCGGTATGACATCAGCAATCTTTATCAGACTATTGGATAAAAGCACTCATGTACTGGTACTAGTACCTACATACCACTCGTAGTACCTTTATAATGCTAGtagtatcattatactattatcaGTATGTGCACATTCTTAGTAGTTCCTACATGCTACTAGGTAAGGCCATCAACTAGTAACCGTGGAACCTCTACACATAGATACGTATAAAAATACATAGGTCAAGCATTTTTTGCCAAGTTTAGCTTCGAGTGTTTTATTATGAATTCTATTGTTCAACAGAAAGAGCCGGTATAATGGAGTCACATGCCAACTCAAAATTGAGTTTTCTCTGGGCTTATGATAAACAAATCCATTTCTATCACACTTGCTGCAAACACTGCTTTAGCTCTATACTAAAGTTTGTCTGATTCTATTATGGCATGAAATGCTGCCAAGTTCAAAGTTTAAGCTAAATTTGAAAATCCAAGTGTGAGAGTATGACAATGTGATGTCACATGGTTAACTTGTCTTTAGCATTTTGGTAAGAAGCATTCAGGTataaatgaaattattcaatTAAAATATCAAATGCCATCAGGCATCTTTTGTAAATCCTGAATAACGATGACTACCTATTGTTGTGACATTGAAAAGTGTGAACTCACCGGTGGCAAAAAAGAAGGAGCAGTTGTAATTGCTCATGCAAGTCATAAAGGGTGCAGCCGGCATTACTATGCTCGCCCTCCTATTACTCTCAACAAACGTGGCAAATGGATGAGAGTACATGTTTCAGCGCCTCAGTCTTCATCAGTGACAACTTGTAATACATGAGTTAATTAGGTCAAGGTCaggatgatgataataaacattGAGTTTCCAAAACCTAGAATGTTTGAATTTTTATGCTCTTTAAGAATAGAACCGATTGCGTAAAAAGGTTTGTAAGGCGTTACCTAAATCAGAACTGGAGAGAAATCGCGAAAGATTTAAGATT
Coding sequences within:
- the LOC137401480 gene encoding uncharacterized protein, which codes for MNTRNRASQLVILLAGPYGDLVTFEDENNAWIISTRKYRSAALRKLVEDLTPRIRKRWTTSPYALRHLVLYDIPLSASNYPPFTGASHMQIQAEHDNGDLVYALADSDHMVAARFINNCGTISLEIERNPGLQLDSVRLEKLTASDFTESERFEEALSDPCCCCLIS